The following proteins are co-located in the Sardina pilchardus chromosome 24, fSarPil1.1, whole genome shotgun sequence genome:
- the stmnd1 gene encoding stathmin domain-containing protein 1, with protein MGCGASSKITVVEPVKPSSDNEHDSLEVQRTGGGDRGDSAVSKHTTDSGLGLEAAEGIILPGAVPRQLPPLRASSLGQAQNDTPSPRQESSEILEQLLNQGIISAQPNTASSGEAYSITMGDAEGPLRRLPPRLEKLMVRREEQGTATKEDIEERMRQAEERRQTKEDELKVRLRTKSARHRQAASQEEAEDQTVVEEIQLDAPSTRHSPPKTPDHQNHISPPEGRLESGGEGKEERGRDGAIVGDNDGGGRDVPLTDSLNMESDSTFQQVEDIEEIF; from the exons ATGGGATGCGGCGCAAGCTCCAAGATAACTGTTGTTGAACCTGTCAAACCTTCAAGCGATAATGAG CATGACTCCCTGGAGGTGCAACGGACAGGAGGGGGCGACCGGGGGGACTCGGCCGTGTCTAAACACACCACAGACAGCGGACTAGGTCTGGAGGCGGCAGAGGGCATCATCTTACCTGGGGCCGTGCCTAGACAGCTTCCCCCGCTCAGAG ccaGCAGCTTGGGCCAGGCACAGAACGACACCCCCTCACCCAGACAAGAGTCCAGTGAGATCCTGGAGCAGCTTCTGAATCAGGGTATCATTTCAGCCCAGCCCAACACAGCCAGCAGCGGAGAGGCCTACAGCATCACG ATGGGCGATGCAGAGGGACCCCTCAGGAGGCTGCCACCCCGGCTAGAGAAGCTGATGgtcaggagagaggagcaggggacAGCCACGAAGGAGGACAttgaagagaggatgagacagGCAGAGGAGCGAcggcag ACCAAAGAGGATGAGCTGAAGGTGCGGCTCAGGACTAAGTCAGCTCGGCACCGCCAGGCTGCTTCCCAGGAGGAGGCCGAGGACCAGACTGTGGTGGAGGAGATTCAGTTAGATGCTCCCAGTACCCGGCACAGTCCACCCAAGACCCCGGACCACCAGAACCATATCAGTCCACCGGAGGGCAGGTTAGAGAGcgggggagaggggaaagaggagagggggagagatggggcGATAGTGGGAGACAACGATGGCGGAGGGAGAGATGTGCCTTTGACAGACTCGTTGAACATGGAGAGTGACTCCACTTTTCAGCAAGTTGAGGACATAGAGGAGATATTTTAA